Sequence from the Deinococcus aquaedulcis genome:
TGTGCAGCCCTGGATAGAACTTCACGTTGCGGTACCCGAAATCATGCTGTACGCAGGCCGGATGGAAGACGAGGCTCCATACCGTCGGCAGGGGCGAGCTGCACCCGTCTGCGGTCCAGTCGAACAGCGGAAAGGCCGCCTTGAGGGCCGGAAGATCGGCCGTAAAGGTGTTGGAAACCACGATGGTGTTGTAGGTGTTCTGTGGATAAGGGGCCGGCGGCGCCGCCTGAGTTTCAAGCGGCTGAAGACCCGAGGGGGGGGTGGCCGTGCCGCAGGCCGCCAGGGTCAGCAGCAGGGTGAGCGGGAGAATGGGCAAGGGAGAACGGGTCTTCATAGCAACCTCACTTCGAAGGCGAATCCGCCGTCTGCGGCTTCGGGAAGGAGACTAGGAGCCCGGCTGGGACAGTCCGGGAACAGGCGCCGGACAAGGCAGGAACAAAGCTGGTGCGCTGGGTTCCAGTACTGGAGCACGCCCCGGGACAGAGCGCCGCGTGAAGGCCGCTTCCTGAGGCGTTATACGGGTTTCCTCTGTTTCGCCGACATATGGGTCAAGAGCCGATGTGCCGGCTCCACGCCCGGAGGGCCCTGCTTCTCCTGCTCGCACCTGAATCGCTGGAACAAGCGCGCACCAACCACTTCACCGCAGGCTTTATGCCGTGGCATCGGCCAGCATTTCCCCTGCCGCCGTGGACCACTGTTCTAGCGGCGGCGGGTCTACTGAAGTTCGTTGTCTTCCGGGTCGCGGGTTTCGGCGGGCTTGACGGGGGCGTGGGTGCGGTCCTGGCCGGCGCGGGTGTCGCCGCGCAGGTCCTCACGGGTCAATTTGATTTCAATGGGGGCGCCGCCAAAATTCAGGCTGCGCTGCGGGAAGGGAATCTCAATGCCCGCCTCGTCCATGGCGATCTTGATCCGGCGGTTGAACTCGCGGCCAATGGCGTACTGGCTCTTGGGCTGCACCTTGAACAGCGCGCGCAGGGTCACGCCGTCGGGCGCCAGTTGCGTGACGCCCTGCACCTCCGGGGCCTCCAGAAAGAAGCCCTTCCATTCCTCGGACTCGTACAGCTCGGTGCTGACCGCTTCCAGCACGCGCAGGGCGTCGTCAATATTGGCGTTGTAGGTCACGTCCACGGTGGCCACCACCCGCGACCAGTCCTTGCTGCTCACGCTGACAGTCTGAATCTGGCCGTTGGGCACGATGTGCACGGTGCCGTCCAAGGCGCGCAGGGCAGTCACGCGCAGGTTCAGACGCTCCACCGTGCCGGTAATCAGCCCGGTGTTGACCGTGATCACATCACCCACGCCGTACTGGTCTTCCAGCAGGATAAAAAAGCCGTTGAACACGTCCTTGATCAGGCTCTGGGCCCCAAAGCCTACCGCCAGCCCCAGCACCGAGACCCCGGCCAGCAAGCTGGTGGCGTTCACGCCCAGCGCTTGCAGGGCGGCAATCAGGCCGATGACGACCACCACCACCCGCAGCGTGCTTTCCACCACGCCTTTGAGGGTCTGCACGCGCACGGTCCGGCGGTTGAATTCCTCGTCGGGCACGATGCGGCCGGTCAGCGCCCCGATCAGGTTCCAGGCAATCAGGGCCAGGGCCAGCACCACGAGCAGCTGCCCAGCGGTGTGGCGAAACCCGCTGGTGATCTCGCGGCCCAGCTCGAACAGCACCGGCACACTGGGCAGGTACGCCACAAAGGTGGCCACCGCCAGCCACCCCACGGCGACCCCCAGCCCCCACGCAACCCGCAGCACCGGGCGCAGCGAGGTCGGCACATGCGGCTCCAGAGCGCGGATCAGCGTGCGGCCAAAACGGTAGATGGCGTAGGCAGCCAGGGCCGTTAGCGCGAGGCCCAGCCAGACCTGGGGTTTCGTGAATTGAATGCTCAGTTCAGCCAGCATGACGATCACCTTAATACGGATTCCGATTGAGTCGTTTGCTGAAACGACTCAATTCGAGCGAAGCGAGCAGGAAAAAACGGGTTCCGGGCGTGGAGTTTGCCACTCGGTTCTCTCCCGAGTGGCAGACGAAACAGACGGAATCCGTTGGGGCGTGGCCCCTTGGTTTCATGAACGGAAACGAAAGGCGGCGCCAAGGGGATAACCTCCTGGCGCCGCTGACCCCTCCGGCCTGGGCCGCTCAGCTCAGGCGGGGGTCACCTGCGCCATGGCCGCGTCCAGGCGGGCAATCAGGTCGGCCTCGTGGGCGCGTTCGGCCCGCAGCAGGGCGTTTTTCACGGCGCGGGCATCGGCGCTGCCGTGGCCGATAAAGGCCAGGCCCCGCACGCCGATCAGCAGGCTGGCGCCGTAGGTGCTGGGGTCCATGCGCTCGGCCAGACCGCGCAGGGCCCCGCGCACCAGCAGGGCGCCCAGCTTGGCCTTTAGGGTGCTCGTCAGGGCCTCGCGCACCCAGCCGAACAGCACCTTGGCTTCGCCCTCGGCCAGTTTCAGCACCACGTTGCCGGTAAAACCGTCGGTCACCACGATGTCGGTGGTGTTCAGGAAGATGTCGCGGCCCTCCACGTTGCCGTGAAAGTGAAGGCCCTGGCCGTGCAGGGCCTTCAGAAGCGCGTGCGCTTCCAGAACCAGCGCGCTGCCCTTGTGGTCTTCCTCGCCAATGGACAGCAGGCCCACCGTGGGCGCCTCGCGGCCTTCCACCACGCGCAGGTACACGGTGGCCAGCTGCGCCCACTGGGCGTAGTAGCTGGCCTTCACGTCGGCGTTGGCGCCCACGTCCAGCAGGGTGGTAAAGCCGCCCCTGGCCGGCAGGTGGGTGAGGATGGCGGGGCGCTCCACGCCGCGCACGCGTCCCAGTGTCAGCAGCGCCGAGGCCATCGTGGCACCGCTGTGCCCCATGCTGACCGCCGCGCAGGCCCGGCCTTCCTTGACCAGCCGGGTGGCCACGTTGATGCTGGCCCCGGTGCGGCGCCGCACATCGCTGGCGTGCTCGTCCATGCCGATCACGTCGCTGGCCTCCACAATGTCCAGCGGCAGGTTGGCGCTGCCGGGGTGCTTGCCCAGTTCGGCGTGCAGTTTTACGCGGTCACCCACCAGCAGC
This genomic interval carries:
- a CDS encoding mechanosensitive ion channel family protein, with the translated sequence MLAELSIQFTKPQVWLGLALTALAAYAIYRFGRTLIRALEPHVPTSLRPVLRVAWGLGVAVGWLAVATFVAYLPSVPVLFELGREITSGFRHTAGQLLVVLALALIAWNLIGALTGRIVPDEEFNRRTVRVQTLKGVVESTLRVVVVVIGLIAALQALGVNATSLLAGVSVLGLAVGFGAQSLIKDVFNGFFILLEDQYGVGDVITVNTGLITGTVERLNLRVTALRALDGTVHIVPNGQIQTVSVSSKDWSRVVATVDVTYNANIDDALRVLEAVSTELYESEEWKGFFLEAPEVQGVTQLAPDGVTLRALFKVQPKSQYAIGREFNRRIKIAMDEAGIEIPFPQRSLNFGGAPIEIKLTREDLRGDTRAGQDRTHAPVKPAETRDPEDNELQ
- the plsX gene encoding phosphate acyltransferase PlsX; its protein translation is MTAKVPARLPVALDAMGGDHGPVPLVDGAVQAARAGVSVLLVGDRVKLHAELGKHPGSANLPLDIVEASDVIGMDEHASDVRRRTGASINVATRLVKEGRACAAVSMGHSGATMASALLTLGRVRGVERPAILTHLPARGGFTTLLDVGANADVKASYYAQWAQLATVYLRVVEGREAPTVGLLSIGEEDHKGSALVLEAHALLKALHGQGLHFHGNVEGRDIFLNTTDIVVTDGFTGNVVLKLAEGEAKVLFGWVREALTSTLKAKLGALLVRGALRGLAERMDPSTYGASLLIGVRGLAFIGHGSADARAVKNALLRAERAHEADLIARLDAAMAQVTPA